From the Anaerolineae bacterium genome, one window contains:
- a CDS encoding LysM peptidoglycan-binding domain-containing protein, which yields MKKYLFIIGVIIVLTMLSGQVAVAAPEFQGGGMVHYVTWGESLSGIAFRYGVSVEAILMANGLANPDMIYVGQPLVIPGGGPSPGYQGGGNFGCGNYHTVRTGDTLSGIAWDYNTSLHQLLQLNNFYNKDILFVGQRVCVPVQQGYAPQPGYAPRPGYQPQPAGYRPPAASYYHTVAPGETLSGIAYRYGVSYWTIMQANNLTNSVIWVGQPLIIPGYQGRPDYVQPPVGPGQFPDPIFEHPVKPEHKGFYEAVDVDLTVPEPESNAPEYQPGAARPSLPRAEHPIEVVVNGGETWADDIYPIGMDPDGITTLIVQTGEENGKTVRVRSGDAESNGESSFTGEFGAFRFVFRYIPPGEYDVWVDDPDIPSEKPHVTIGPGERVEIYFSKQVRFRGQTYASPDGWVLSNWENPSKPGQNIGGWSNILVKTPASGLNVIAESDGGGYRAKCFTGSKGPGACDFAGLMAGIYYIWIDGTDLKLKTYMDGNAYATFEFAHQAD from the coding sequence ATGAAAAAGTACTTGTTCATCATCGGGGTGATAATTGTATTGACCATGCTCTCCGGCCAGGTAGCCGTGGCTGCGCCGGAGTTCCAGGGGGGGGGAATGGTGCATTACGTTACCTGGGGCGAAAGTCTGTCTGGCATTGCCTTCCGGTACGGGGTGAGTGTTGAAGCGATTCTCATGGCCAATGGCTTGGCCAACCCCGACATGATCTACGTGGGCCAGCCGCTGGTCATTCCCGGGGGCGGGCCTTCGCCGGGTTATCAGGGCGGCGGCAATTTTGGCTGTGGGAATTATCACACGGTCAGAACCGGCGATACGCTCTCCGGGATAGCCTGGGACTATAACACCAGCCTTCACCAATTGCTTCAGTTGAACAATTTTTACAATAAGGATATACTTTTTGTGGGCCAGCGGGTTTGTGTGCCTGTGCAGCAAGGGTATGCCCCCCAACCCGGTTATGCCCCTCGGCCGGGCTATCAGCCGCAACCGGCCGGTTATCGCCCTCCTGCCGCCTCCTATTATCATACCGTTGCGCCCGGCGAAACCTTGAGCGGGATTGCCTATCGTTACGGGGTGAGTTATTGGACCATTATGCAGGCCAACAATCTCACCAATTCGGTGATTTGGGTGGGGCAGCCGCTCATTATTCCCGGTTATCAGGGCCGGCCTGATTATGTTCAGCCTCCGGTGGGGCCGGGCCAATTTCCAGACCCTATATTTGAGCATCCGGTGAAGCCGGAGCATAAAGGTTTCTACGAGGCGGTTGACGTAGACCTGACCGTGCCGGAGCCGGAAAGTAACGCGCCCGAATATCAACCCGGGGCGGCGCGCCCCAGTTTGCCGCGGGCCGAACATCCCATTGAGGTGGTGGTCAACGGCGGCGAAACCTGGGCCGACGACATTTATCCCATTGGCATGGATCCCGACGGCATTACCACGCTCATTGTGCAAACCGGCGAAGAGAACGGTAAAACCGTGCGGGTGCGCAGCGGCGATGCCGAATCTAACGGCGAGAGCAGTTTTACGGGCGAGTTTGGCGCTTTTCGTTTTGTTTTCCGGTACATTCCACCGGGTGAATATGACGTGTGGGTTGACGACCCGGATATTCCTTCGGAAAAGCCGCACGTGACCATTGGCCCCGGCGAGCGAGTGGAAATTTACTTTAGCAAGCAGGTTCGTTTCCGGGGACAGACGTATGCTTCGCCGGACGGTTGGGTATTATCTAACTGGGAGAATCCCAGCAAGCCGGGCCAAAACATTGGCGGCTGGTCAAATATTTTGGTGAAAACACCGGCCTCGGGTTTGAACGTGATTGCCGAAAGTGACGGCGGCGGCTATAGGGCCAAATGTTTTACTGGCAGCAAAGGCCCCGGCGCGTGCGATTTTGCCGGGTTAATGGCCGGCATCTATTACATTTGGATTGACGGCACCGACCTTAAATTAAAAACCTATATGGACGGGAACGCTTACGCCACCTTTGAATTTGCCCACCAGGCTGATTGA
- a CDS encoding glycosyltransferase family 39 protein, with the protein MTAPNRPAKLFRASPPLMLPAILLAGFALRLYRLGAQSLWYDETVSAFLAGQAAPDLMAHTARDIHPPGYYLLLHLWTALAGHTEFALAYFSLLFGVLLIALTYHVARYLGNKLVATWAALLVACSPYHVWYSQEVRMYTLGAALGLAAAYCALRATFTPNKKTTVRFWLSYFVLSTMGLYALYYFVFLLIVINLFCLAYLLWPKIKRPALLGLFGANGLVLAAYLPWLPIAWRQATQPPVPPWRVLTGFWPVVLESWSALSLGQSSQPATLWPILLLTLALFLLGLVYLANGSYPATLLLCYPATLLPCYPATLLPCYSATLLFAYTFGPLLLIYFLSFITPLYHVRYIFTYSPAFYIILAAGLAWLTTRLRFWVALFAATLLLAASGYSVYQMHFNPRYQADDYRSAVNFIQAHWQPGDVILANAGYTYTAFVYYSHLPHLERRRLVPYQSPADSQHPLLLQTGFVNGDPRLGWGDPRSDFYAMSAAETTAALEHLSRHFSRLWHLRAYDTVTDPNGFIRDWLAANTIPLEDEVFAGESNIRAQGFLLAGQTELQGETVYFADGLALAGWQLPAQVWSPGETIHVKLGWQATAPPGVDYKMSLKLWAETGDLAAQGQDEWPVGRLYRATDWPPGQTIYHPAQITLPSTLPPGQYWLNVELYHPNTVQPLPRLDGSAPVVTLGPVVVK; encoded by the coding sequence ATGACGGCACCCAATCGCCCGGCCAAACTTTTTAGAGCCTCCCCCCCCCTCATGCTTCCGGCTATTCTGCTGGCCGGTTTTGCCCTGCGCCTCTACCGGCTGGGCGCTCAAAGCCTCTGGTACGACGAAACCGTCAGCGCCTTTTTGGCCGGCCAGGCTGCGCCCGACCTCATGGCCCACACGGCCAGGGACATTCATCCCCCCGGCTACTACTTGCTCCTTCACTTGTGGACGGCGCTGGCCGGCCACACCGAATTTGCCCTGGCTTATTTTTCACTCCTTTTTGGGGTTCTGTTGATTGCTTTGACCTACCACGTCGCCCGCTACCTGGGCAATAAACTTGTAGCCACCTGGGCCGCGTTGCTGGTAGCCTGTTCGCCCTATCACGTCTGGTACTCCCAAGAAGTGCGGATGTATACCCTGGGCGCGGCTTTGGGCCTGGCCGCCGCTTACTGCGCCCTACGCGCCACATTTACCCCCAATAAAAAAACTACGGTTCGTTTCTGGTTGAGCTATTTTGTTCTGTCCACTATGGGCCTGTACGCGCTCTATTATTTTGTTTTCTTGCTGATTGTCATCAATCTTTTCTGCCTGGCTTATTTGTTGTGGCCCAAAATCAAACGGCCCGCCCTTTTAGGCCTGTTTGGGGCCAACGGCCTGGTTCTGGCGGCCTACCTGCCCTGGCTGCCCATTGCCTGGCGCCAGGCCACCCAACCGCCCGTGCCTCCCTGGCGTGTTTTGACCGGCTTCTGGCCGGTTGTTCTGGAAAGTTGGTCCGCTCTCTCCCTGGGCCAATCCAGCCAACCGGCCACCCTTTGGCCAATCCTCCTGCTCACCCTGGCTCTGTTTCTGCTAGGCCTGGTCTATTTAGCAAATGGCTCATATCCTGCTACCCTGCTACTCTGCTACCCTGCTACTCTGCTACCCTGCTACCCTGCTACTCTGCTACCCTGCTACTCTGCTACCCTGCTTTTTGCCTACACCTTCGGCCCCCTCCTGCTCATCTACTTCCTCTCCTTTATCACGCCCCTGTACCACGTCCGTTACATCTTCACTTATTCGCCCGCTTTTTACATCATTCTGGCCGCCGGTTTAGCCTGGCTAACTACTCGCCTTCGATTTTGGGTGGCCCTGTTCGCCGCAACCCTGCTCCTGGCCGCTTCCGGCTACTCCGTTTACCAGATGCACTTTAACCCCCGTTATCAGGCCGACGATTATCGTTCCGCCGTTAATTTCATTCAAGCTCATTGGCAGCCCGGCGACGTTATTTTGGCCAACGCCGGTTACACCTATACCGCTTTTGTTTACTACAGCCACCTGCCCCACCTGGAACGCAGGCGGTTGGTCCCCTACCAGTCCCCCGCCGATTCACAACATCCCCTGCTCCTGCAAACCGGCTTTGTTAACGGCGACCCCCGGCTTGGCTGGGGCGATCCCCGCTCCGATTTTTACGCCATGAGCGCCGCCGAAACCACCGCCGCCCTGGAACATCTTTCCCGCCATTTTTCCCGCCTGTGGCACCTCCGCGCCTACGATACCGTCACCGACCCCAACGGGTTTATTCGCGACTGGTTGGCCGCAAACACCATTCCGTTGGAAGATGAAGTTTTTGCCGGAGAAAGCAATATCCGCGCGCAGGGATTTCTCTTGGCCGGACAAACCGAATTACAGGGGGAAACAGTCTACTTTGCGGATGGCCTGGCTTTGGCCGGCTGGCAGTTGCCGGCGCAAGTTTGGTCGCCGGGAGAGACAATCCACGTAAAGTTAGGGTGGCAGGCCACCGCCCCGCCCGGCGTAGATTACAAAATGTCCCTCAAATTATGGGCAGAAACCGGCGACCTGGCTGCCCAGGGGCAAGACGAATGGCCGGTAGGCAGGTTATACCGCGCCACCGATTGGCCGCCGGGGCAAACCATCTACCATCCCGCCCAAATCACCTTACCGTCCACCCTGCCGCCGGGCCAATACTGGTTGAATGTGGAACTCTACCACCCCAACACCGTCCAACCCCTGCCCCGGCTGGACGGCAGCGCCCCGGTGGTGACGTTGGGGCCGGTGGTAGTGAAATGA